GCGTTGCCCAGGCTTTTTGCATCACTTGCATGGTGACATTGGCTAACTCTTCATAACCCAAATTGGCGCGGTCTTGAATCTGCAGCCTAAAGCCACCAATGGTGCCTAAACCCTGCACCGGTGGTGGTGGAAATATCGCAATAAAGGCTTCTTGAATACCGGAAAACTGCTGGTTAAGTGCGCCAGCAATAGCATTAGCCGAAAGACTTGGGTCTTGGCGTTGATCAAAATCGGCCAAAGGGGTAAACAAAATCGCGCTATTTGGGCTGTTGGTAAAGCCATTAATGCTTAAACCAGGAAAGGCCACTGCGTGCTCAACACCAGGTTGCGCCAGCGCAATCTCAGACATCTTTTTCACCACCGCTTCGGTGCGCTCTAAAGAGGCGGCATCGGGCAGTTGAGCAAACGCCACTAAGTATTGTTTATCTTGCCCAGGCACATAACCAGTAGGTGTAGTGTCAAACTGGTAGGCAGTAAGGCCTAACAGACCCACGTAAATAACCCCTACTAAGGCCGATAAACGAATGGTCTTTTTGATGATGCCGCCATAAACATTGGCACCTTTGTTAAACAAACGATTAAACGGCGCAAAAATCAGTTTGCCAAACAAACTGTCCATAATTCGGGTTAAACGGTCTTTAGGTTCGTCATGCCCTTTTAGCAACAAGGCCGACAAAGCAGGGCTCAAGGTGAGCGAGTTAATCGCCGAAATAAAGGTCGAGATAGTAATGGTTAAAGCAAACTGTTTATAAAACTGTCCGGTTAGGCCAGACATAAAGGCAGTAGGAATAAACACCGCTGCCAATACCAAGGTGGTTGCCACAATGGGCCCGGTTACCTCTTTCATGGCGCGCTGCGTCGCGGCCACTGGGTTTAAACCCTCGGCAATATTTCGTTCAACATTTTCCACCACCACAATGGCGTCGTCCACCACGATACCAATGGCCAATACCAAACCAAATAAAGACAAGGCATTAAGCGAAAAGCCCATCAGGTGCATAAAGGCAAAGGTACCCACCAACGACACGGGTACAGCAACTAAAGGAATAATTGAAGCGCGCCAGGTTTGTAAGAACAGCACCACCACCAATACCACCAGCAGTACTGCTTCAAACAAGGTTTTAACTACCGCTTCAATGGAGCCACGAACAAATACCGTTGGATCGTAAACCGTGTCGTAGTTTAGGCCTTCAGGAAAGTTTTGCGCTAATTCGGCCATACGCGCCCGTACATCTTCAGAGATCTGGATAGCGTTCGAGCCAGATGCTTGAAACACACCAATGGCAATTGCATCCTTGTTATCCAGTAGTGAACGAAGCGCATAACTGCTCGCCCCTAGCTCTACACGTGCCACATCGCGTAAGCGACTAATTTCGCCTTGCTCGCCCACTTTAATGATGATGTTTTCAAACTCTTCAGTGGTGTTTAAACGCCCTTTCACGTTAATCAAAATCTGAAAATCAGACTCACCACTGGGCTGTGCGCCTAAGCTACCTGCAGCTGCTTGCTGATTTTGTTCTCTAATTGAGGCAATAATTTGATTCGGGTTTAAACCCAAAGCAGCCACTTTATTGGGATCTAACCAAATGCGTAAGCTGTAATCGCCAGCGCCAAACAAACGCACTGCGCCCACGCCTTCTATTCGCGCTAACTCATCTTTAACGTTAAGTGCCGCATAGTTAGACAGGTACAGTAAATCGTAGCGATCTTCTGGTGAACTTAAGTGAACCACCATGGTGAGATCGGGAGAGGACTTTTCGGTCACAATACCCAAACGTTGCACTTCAAGCGGCAAGCGCGGTGTGGCGCGATCTACACGGCTTTGCACCTGGGTTTGTGCTTGGTCGATATCGGTGCCAATGGCAAAGGTCACGGTAAGTGTCATACGGCCATCAGATGTCGCTTGCGAAGACATATACAACATGTCTTCCACGCCGTTAATTTCTTGCTCCAGCGGAGACGCCACC
This region of Agarivorans sp. Alg241-V36 genomic DNA includes:
- a CDS encoding efflux RND transporter permease subunit produces the protein MFSQFFIKRPIFAAVISLLMFIGGAIAVWQLPITEYPEVVPPTVVVTANYPGANPKVIAETVASPLEQEINGVEDMLYMSSQATSDGRMTLTVTFAIGTDIDQAQTQVQSRVDRATPRLPLEVQRLGIVTEKSSPDLTMVVHLSSPEDRYDLLYLSNYAALNVKDELARIEGVGAVRLFGAGDYSLRIWLDPNKVAALGLNPNQIIASIREQNQQAAAGSLGAQPSGESDFQILINVKGRLNTTEEFENIIIKVGEQGEISRLRDVARVELGASSYALRSLLDNKDAIAIGVFQASGSNAIQISEDVRARMAELAQNFPEGLNYDTVYDPTVFVRGSIEAVVKTLFEAVLLVVLVVVLFLQTWRASIIPLVAVPVSLVGTFAFMHLMGFSLNALSLFGLVLAIGIVVDDAIVVVENVERNIAEGLNPVAATQRAMKEVTGPIVATTLVLAAVFIPTAFMSGLTGQFYKQFALTITISTFISAINSLTLSPALSALLLKGHDEPKDRLTRIMDSLFGKLIFAPFNRLFNKGANVYGGIIKKTIRLSALVGVIYVGLLGLTAYQFDTTPTGYVPGQDKQYLVAFAQLPDAASLERTEAVVKKMSEIALAQPGVEHAVAFPGLSINGFTNSPNSAILFTPLADFDQRQDPSLSANAIAGALNQQFSGIQEAFIAIFPPPPVQGLGTIGGFRLQIQDRANLGYEELANVTMQVMQKAWATPALTGIFSSYQVNVPQLDLDLDRTKAMQQGVAIDEVFSTLQAYMGSTYVNDFNKFGRTYQVNIQADESFRQSPEQISQLKVRNADGAMIPLGSFVDVSYVAGPDRVMHYNGYTTAEINGGPAPGYSSGEAQAAIEQILAETLPIGMTFEWTELTYQQKLSGNTAMLIYPLVIILVFMVLAAQYESLRLPIAIILIIPMTLLSAISGVLLWGGDNNIFTQIGLIVLVGLATKNAILIVEFAKELQDQGRTVMEAVLEASRLRLRPILMTSIAFIMGVVPMVFSTGEGAEMRQAMGVAVFSGMIGVTIFGLLLTPLFYYLLAKRNPKASEQATPLALEADILAAK